The following coding sequences are from one Geothrix sp. window:
- a CDS encoding glycosyltransferase family 2 protein — protein MPVPFQLLMPSYNQAHFIREAVESVLKQEDPDWELWILDNSSDETPQVMEAFTDPRIHFIHEPRRMDPGTCLNLMLDKAKGRGRDFSYIHTDNRLLPCFVGDHRLALAQHPLSLAACDYWEMDEQGRRTKVRRRPEPFPLGRLFSVDSIGVPFAATLELAERLGGFSSDDLADDVLFVLRADAIGPRVHLHKPQMEYRVHGGSRFLSGGHLRVHRAIHKSVLKAYAERPAGVADPFAGGFERARAFTDRAARMAQTHLALGTDPEPGVWIEGTGPASFWLAWAFGDAGAPVAGFIGQEFESLLGVPVQPAAPEGARLVRPRLRGAAGLEQAVRWLLQGLPPLDHALKRLPGDVMAGLLVPFQLQEPGATRVKIRGEGPLAAYLAYAAEYLGALQVAGFAGPSPWPQLPSFSTEDVTTWDLDRPA, from the coding sequence ATGCCCGTTCCGTTCCAGCTCCTGATGCCCTCCTACAACCAGGCCCACTTCATCCGCGAAGCGGTGGAGAGCGTGCTGAAGCAGGAGGACCCCGACTGGGAGCTCTGGATCCTCGACAACTCATCGGATGAGACGCCACAGGTGATGGAGGCCTTCACCGATCCCCGGATCCACTTCATCCACGAGCCGCGGCGCATGGACCCCGGCACCTGCCTGAACCTGATGCTGGACAAGGCCAAGGGCAGGGGACGGGACTTCTCCTACATCCACACCGACAACCGGCTGCTGCCCTGTTTCGTCGGGGATCATCGCCTGGCGCTGGCCCAGCACCCCTTGAGCCTGGCGGCCTGCGACTACTGGGAGATGGACGAGCAGGGCCGGCGGACCAAGGTGCGGCGTCGGCCCGAGCCCTTCCCCCTGGGGCGCCTGTTCAGCGTGGATTCCATCGGCGTGCCCTTCGCCGCGACCCTCGAGTTGGCGGAGCGACTGGGCGGGTTCTCCTCCGATGACCTCGCCGACGACGTGCTGTTCGTGTTGCGGGCGGATGCCATCGGCCCGAGGGTCCATCTGCACAAGCCGCAGATGGAGTACCGCGTGCATGGGGGGTCGAGGTTCCTCTCGGGTGGGCACCTCCGCGTCCACCGCGCCATCCACAAGAGCGTGCTCAAGGCCTATGCCGAGCGCCCGGCGGGCGTGGCTGATCCCTTCGCAGGGGGCTTCGAGCGCGCCCGGGCCTTCACCGACCGGGCCGCCCGCATGGCCCAGACCCACCTGGCCCTCGGGACGGACCCCGAACCCGGCGTCTGGATCGAAGGCACCGGACCGGCCTCCTTCTGGCTCGCCTGGGCCTTCGGGGACGCCGGCGCCCCCGTCGCCGGGTTCATCGGGCAGGAGTTTGAATCCCTGTTGGGGGTCCCCGTCCAGCCCGCGGCGCCTGAGGGGGCGCGGTTGGTCCGGCCGAGGCTGAGGGGCGCCGCGGGTCTGGAGCAGGCCGTCCGCTGGCTGCTCCAGGGCCTGCCGCCGCTCGACCATGCCCTGAAGCGGCTGCCCGGGGACGTGATGGCGGGTCTCCTCGTGCCCTTCCAGCTGCAGGAACCCGGGGCCACCCGCGTGAAGATCCGGGGTGAGGGCCCCCTGGCCGCCTACCTCGCCTATGCGGCCGAGTATCTGGGCGCCCTGCAGGTGGCGGGCTTCGCTGGGCCCAGTCCCTGGCCGCAGCTGCCCTCCTTCTCGACGGAGGACGTCACCACCTGGGATCTGGACCGGCCCGCCTGA
- the aroC gene encoding chorismate synthase, which translates to MTAEGGPGHHGWMLFDSPSSFGRAFRIVTFGESHGAAVGVVMDGVKPGLPFDLAAIQQEMDRRRPGQSDLVTPRSEGDRVQVLSGVFEGRTTGHPIAMVVFNENQKSGDYKAISDLFRPGHADLTYDRKYGIRDPRGGGRSSGRETLSRVAAGAWAKQQLATLGVTVRGFNREIAGIEGRTIDWSFVEKNPLRVADPSAFEAQKAAVEAARAEGDSVGGVCEVWLEGLPIGLGDPAFGKLDGLLALACMSIGAVKGVELGAGFASARRRGSENNDPLGPEGPEKNDAGGTLGGISTGAPVVVRLAVKPTSSISKSQRTIDREGHAADIITHGRHDPCIAPRIVPVAEAMCALVVYDAWLTQQELREDNLPGLGEWDWEAIEALVQPLRGNRM; encoded by the coding sequence ATGACGGCCGAGGGCGGTCCAGGCCACCATGGCTGGATGCTCTTCGATTCACCCTCCTCCTTCGGCCGGGCCTTCCGCATCGTCACCTTCGGCGAGAGCCACGGGGCCGCCGTGGGCGTCGTCATGGATGGCGTGAAGCCCGGGCTGCCCTTCGATCTGGCGGCCATCCAGCAGGAGATGGACCGGCGGCGGCCAGGGCAGTCGGACCTGGTGACCCCCCGCAGCGAGGGGGACCGGGTGCAGGTCCTGAGCGGCGTCTTCGAGGGGCGGACCACGGGCCACCCCATCGCGATGGTGGTCTTCAACGAGAACCAGAAGAGCGGCGACTACAAGGCCATCTCTGACCTGTTCCGGCCGGGCCACGCGGACCTGACCTACGACCGCAAGTACGGCATCCGCGATCCCCGGGGAGGGGGGCGCAGCAGCGGGCGGGAAACGCTCTCCCGCGTGGCCGCTGGCGCCTGGGCCAAGCAGCAGCTGGCGACTTTGGGCGTGACCGTGCGCGGCTTCAACCGGGAGATCGCGGGCATCGAAGGAAGGACCATTGACTGGAGCTTCGTGGAGAAGAATCCCCTGCGGGTGGCGGACCCATCCGCCTTCGAGGCCCAGAAGGCGGCCGTGGAGGCCGCCCGGGCCGAGGGCGACAGCGTGGGCGGCGTCTGCGAGGTGTGGCTCGAGGGGCTGCCCATCGGGTTGGGTGATCCGGCTTTCGGCAAGCTGGATGGCCTGCTGGCCCTGGCCTGCATGTCCATCGGGGCGGTGAAGGGCGTCGAGCTGGGCGCAGGCTTCGCCAGCGCGCGGCGGCGGGGCAGCGAGAACAACGACCCGCTGGGGCCGGAAGGCCCGGAGAAGAACGACGCCGGGGGCACCCTGGGTGGCATCAGCACCGGGGCGCCGGTGGTGGTGCGCCTGGCCGTGAAGCCCACCAGCTCCATCTCGAAGAGCCAGCGCACCATCGACCGCGAAGGCCACGCGGCGGACATCATCACCCACGGGCGCCACGACCCCTGCATCGCGCCCCGCATCGTACCCGTGGCCGAGGCCATGTGCGCCCTGGTGGTCTATGACGCCTGGCTGACCCAGCAGGAACTGCGGGAGGACAACCTGCCCGGCCTGGGGGAATGGGACTGGGAGGCCATCGAGGCTCTGGTTCAGCCCCTGCGCGGAAATCGGATGTGA
- a CDS encoding NAD(P)-binding domain-containing protein, with protein MEPVLISFHAPVHDLDLVAQHVVRDGLPTHLRDWQKRSGAREIVYLATCQRVLWMVWGGEAGAIDPGPGFRRYEGEEAWAHLLAMSAGLESANLGDREIPGQLKDALVQARQVGVAGDEAQTVVEDIIREGQRLRARLGLADGNVSVATVALKHLTEGLPPDASVALVGVGPMTQYLAERLPERGFRVAVANRTRSKAHDLADPLGLPIVDLAQLQHDPAGFDAIVTATAAPEPLFTLDAWQSLKRPILRILDLALPPDSEPGLEQLPWVHRIDLNAFLAQTTTARAQRAEAALKAEPYLVGAAGRLRHRAVARARKRHLVSAQERLDAAWGALEEEVKTLEDSMAGLDEAQREALKEILNRGRTLAFRALIQTQPKPNADGEAVNP; from the coding sequence ATGGAACCCGTCCTCATCAGCTTTCATGCGCCTGTCCACGACCTGGACCTGGTGGCGCAGCATGTGGTCAGGGACGGTCTTCCGACCCACCTGAGGGACTGGCAGAAGCGTTCCGGCGCCCGGGAGATCGTCTACCTAGCCACCTGCCAGCGGGTGCTCTGGATGGTGTGGGGGGGCGAGGCCGGGGCCATCGATCCCGGTCCCGGGTTCCGCCGCTACGAGGGCGAAGAGGCCTGGGCGCACCTGCTGGCCATGTCGGCCGGCCTGGAATCCGCCAACCTGGGGGATCGCGAGATCCCGGGCCAGCTGAAGGATGCCCTGGTGCAGGCCCGGCAGGTGGGCGTGGCCGGAGACGAGGCCCAGACAGTCGTGGAGGACATCATCCGCGAAGGGCAGCGCCTGCGCGCGCGACTCGGGCTCGCGGACGGCAATGTCAGCGTCGCCACGGTGGCCCTGAAGCACCTGACCGAGGGGCTGCCCCCGGATGCCTCCGTGGCCCTCGTGGGTGTGGGCCCCATGACCCAGTACCTGGCGGAGCGTCTGCCGGAACGCGGCTTCCGGGTGGCCGTGGCCAACCGGACCCGCAGCAAGGCCCACGATCTGGCGGATCCCCTGGGCCTTCCCATCGTGGATCTGGCGCAGCTCCAGCATGATCCGGCGGGCTTCGATGCCATCGTCACGGCCACCGCCGCCCCGGAACCCCTGTTCACCCTGGATGCCTGGCAGTCCCTGAAGCGGCCCATCCTGCGGATTCTGGACCTGGCCCTGCCGCCGGACTCCGAGCCCGGACTGGAGCAGCTCCCCTGGGTGCATCGGATCGACCTCAACGCCTTCCTGGCCCAGACCACCACGGCCCGGGCCCAGCGGGCCGAGGCGGCCCTCAAGGCGGAACCCTACCTGGTGGGCGCCGCTGGCCGGCTGCGGCACCGGGCCGTGGCCCGGGCCCGCAAGCGCCACCTGGTCTCAGCCCAGGAACGGCTGGATGCGGCCTGGGGCGCCCTGGAAGAGGAAGTGAAGACCCTCGAGGATTCCATGGCGGGCCTGGACGAGGCCCAGCGCGAGGCCCTCAAGGAGATCCTGAATCGGGGCCGCACGCTGGCCTTCCGGGCCCTCATCCAGACCCAACCCAAGCCCAATGCAGACGGAGAGGCGGTCAATCCATGA
- the hemC gene encoding hydroxymethylbilane synthase — MSRKHVTVATRGSALAVGQAEPMVRFLEARGYEVSWRKFSTSGDQWLQGPLDKQVGGGFFTKELEDAMAAGAADLLIHSLKDVSLERPAGIVPACIPLREDPSDWMVIRPDAPEDLVIGTSAVRRERVLSQLFPRARFTWIRGNVQTRLQRVRDGVLRDEPVHATLLAAAGLKRLGLDLSGLTVRPLTPEELPSAPGQGALLAEARADRPDLIEALSDMHDAMTARCVTLERQVLAGIGGGCQQPLGALATPQADGTLLLQAAYAPDGDLRRAEARGTDDKVLLAAVLKGIGLS; from the coding sequence ATGAGCAGGAAGCACGTCACAGTCGCCACGCGGGGATCCGCTCTGGCCGTGGGTCAGGCCGAGCCCATGGTGCGGTTCCTCGAGGCCCGGGGCTATGAAGTCTCCTGGCGCAAGTTCTCCACCTCCGGCGACCAGTGGCTGCAGGGCCCCCTCGACAAGCAGGTGGGCGGCGGCTTCTTCACCAAGGAACTGGAGGACGCCATGGCCGCGGGCGCCGCGGACCTGCTCATCCACAGCCTCAAGGACGTGTCCCTGGAGCGCCCGGCGGGCATTGTCCCGGCCTGCATCCCCCTCCGCGAGGACCCCTCGGACTGGATGGTGATCCGTCCGGATGCCCCCGAGGATCTGGTCATCGGCACCAGCGCCGTGCGCCGCGAGCGTGTGCTCAGCCAGCTCTTCCCCAGGGCCCGCTTCACCTGGATCCGCGGCAACGTGCAGACGCGCCTGCAGCGCGTGCGGGACGGCGTCCTCCGGGACGAGCCCGTGCACGCCACCCTGCTGGCGGCCGCGGGCCTGAAGCGGCTCGGGCTGGATCTCTCGGGGCTCACTGTGCGTCCGCTGACGCCGGAGGAGCTGCCCTCCGCGCCGGGGCAGGGGGCCCTGCTGGCCGAGGCGAGGGCGGACCGTCCAGACCTCATCGAGGCGCTCTCGGACATGCATGACGCCATGACGGCCCGCTGCGTCACCCTGGAGCGCCAGGTACTGGCCGGCATCGGGGGCGGATGTCAGCAGCCCCTGGGTGCCCTGGCCACACCCCAGGCCGACGGGACCCTGCTGCTCCAGGCGGCCTATGCCCCGGACGGCGACCTCCGCCGGGCCGAGGCTCGCGGCACGGACGACAAGGTCCTGCTGGCGGCGGTCCTCAAGGGCATCGGCCTGTCATGA
- a CDS encoding uroporphyrinogen-III synthase, translating into MTPASHHPRLALARPAQHPLADIVRKAGWRPVPYSFTSLRVTGAAPPMLLNRVQALLILSPSGAKVAAPVLPAGMTCLVQGAGTADALGREDLDVQLPVEARAEALWELLQRRFPQGGEFILVRGERSREYLEVAARGSAWRLHPWVTHREAAREPFPALPKVEGVLALSPTQAEILAPLSQGVQRFAWGEATAEAFARAGAPVDAYCEPKPSLLWAMLAQHLASQENPKEESPC; encoded by the coding sequence ATGACACCCGCCTCCCACCATCCCCGCTTGGCGCTCGCCCGGCCCGCCCAGCATCCGCTGGCGGACATCGTGCGCAAGGCCGGTTGGCGGCCGGTCCCCTATTCCTTCACCTCCCTGCGCGTCACCGGCGCGGCCCCACCCATGCTGCTGAACCGTGTCCAGGCTCTGCTGATCCTGAGCCCTTCCGGGGCCAAGGTGGCGGCACCGGTCCTTCCCGCGGGGATGACCTGCCTGGTTCAGGGGGCCGGCACGGCCGACGCCCTGGGGCGCGAGGACCTGGATGTCCAGCTTCCCGTCGAGGCCCGGGCCGAGGCCTTGTGGGAGCTGTTGCAGAGGCGCTTCCCGCAGGGTGGAGAGTTCATCCTGGTCCGCGGCGAGCGCAGCCGTGAATACCTGGAAGTGGCCGCGCGGGGCTCCGCCTGGCGCCTCCACCCCTGGGTCACCCACCGCGAGGCGGCCCGGGAACCCTTCCCGGCCCTGCCGAAGGTGGAGGGTGTCCTGGCCCTGAGCCCCACCCAGGCCGAGATCCTCGCACCGCTCTCGCAGGGCGTGCAGCGCTTCGCCTGGGGCGAGGCCACGGCCGAGGCCTTCGCCCGGGCCGGCGCCCCGGTCGACGCGTACTGTGAACCGAAGCCCAGCCTTCTGTGGGCCATGCTCGCCCAGCACCTGGCATCTCAAGAGAACCCGAAGGAGGAGTCCCCATGCTGA
- the hemB gene encoding porphobilinogen synthase, protein MLNRSRRLRTSAAMRNLVAETDLRPRHLIQPYFVQPQAGRSEISSLPGIDRAGVEETVRQVEKDLKKGLASVLLFGVPDAESKTPDGRYACDHTGVVPVAVRALKKAFGSDLIVMTDVCLCGCTSHGHCGVVDENGVVRNDETLPILAEMALRHAEAGADVAAPSDMMDGRVSAIRDVLDANGFTQTSILSYAIKHAGAYYGPFREAADSSPKFGDRKTYQMDPRNAREGLNDALLDVDEGADMLMVKPALPNLDLIWRLREAQLAPICAYHVSSEFSSVKAADRLGWVNGDQLMYEHLIAIRRAGADMIVTYAGREAVEKGWIS, encoded by the coding sequence ATGCTGAACCGCTCCCGCCGCCTCCGCACCAGCGCCGCCATGCGCAACCTGGTGGCCGAGACCGATCTCCGGCCCCGGCATCTCATCCAGCCCTACTTCGTGCAGCCCCAGGCGGGTCGAAGCGAGATCTCCAGCCTGCCGGGCATCGACCGGGCCGGCGTCGAGGAGACCGTCCGCCAGGTGGAGAAGGACCTGAAGAAGGGCCTCGCCAGCGTGCTGCTCTTCGGCGTGCCCGATGCTGAATCCAAGACTCCGGACGGCCGCTACGCCTGCGACCACACCGGCGTGGTGCCCGTGGCCGTGCGGGCCCTGAAGAAGGCCTTCGGCTCCGACCTCATCGTCATGACCGACGTCTGCCTCTGCGGCTGCACCAGCCATGGCCACTGCGGCGTGGTGGACGAGAACGGCGTGGTGAGGAACGACGAGACCCTGCCCATCCTCGCCGAGATGGCCCTGCGCCACGCCGAGGCCGGCGCGGACGTGGCCGCCCCCAGCGACATGATGGACGGCCGCGTGTCGGCCATCCGCGACGTGCTCGATGCGAACGGTTTCACCCAGACCAGCATCCTGAGCTACGCCATCAAGCATGCGGGCGCCTACTACGGGCCCTTCCGCGAGGCTGCCGACAGCAGCCCCAAATTCGGTGACCGCAAGACCTACCAGATGGATCCCCGCAATGCCCGCGAGGGCCTGAACGATGCGCTGCTCGACGTGGACGAGGGTGCGGACATGCTCATGGTGAAGCCGGCCCTGCCGAACCTCGACCTCATCTGGCGTCTCCGCGAAGCCCAGTTGGCGCCCATCTGCGCCTACCATGTGTCCAGCGAGTTCAGCAGCGTGAAGGCGGCGGATCGCCTGGGCTGGGTGAACGGCGACCAGCTGATGTACGAGCACCTCATCGCCATCCGGCGCGCCGGCGCCGACATGATCGTCACCTACGCCGGTCGCGAGGCCGTCGAAAAGGGTTGGATCTCCTGA
- the hemL gene encoding glutamate-1-semialdehyde 2,1-aminomutase, with protein sequence MSNESMFQEALTHFPGGVSSPVRAFRAVGGTPKFFKKASGAWFEDEDGQRFLDLCMSWGPLILGHAHPDILAAVNEAMQEGLTFGAPSRRELALARRIKEMVPFIEKMRFVSSGTEAVMSALRAARGFTGRERILKFEGCYHGHSDGLLVKAGSGLVTFGAPTSAGVPKAIAELTSVVTLDDLETLERTFAEIGNELAAAIIEPIPANNGLLLQRPEFLKRLRELCTKHGVVLIFDEVISGFRVAPGGAAERLGITPDMGTYGKIIGGGMPVGLYGGRKDIMGVVAPDGPVYQAGTLSGNPVAMAAGLATMEKLTPAFYAGLEANAEKWAAAFETIPGLHCPRYGSLLWPLFQDGVRRSDAVKGEAIGTFNRLHKALLGQGVYLPPSGYEVAFLGSAHGEPELAHFKQAVAAVAKDFV encoded by the coding sequence ATGAGCAACGAATCCATGTTTCAAGAAGCGCTCACCCACTTCCCCGGAGGCGTCTCCAGCCCGGTGCGGGCCTTCCGGGCGGTGGGCGGCACGCCGAAGTTCTTCAAGAAGGCCAGTGGCGCCTGGTTCGAAGACGAGGACGGCCAGCGCTTCCTCGACCTCTGCATGTCCTGGGGCCCCCTCATCCTGGGGCACGCCCACCCTGACATCCTGGCCGCGGTGAACGAGGCCATGCAGGAGGGCCTCACCTTCGGCGCCCCCAGCCGCCGCGAGCTGGCGCTGGCCCGTCGCATCAAGGAGATGGTGCCCTTCATCGAGAAGATGCGCTTCGTGTCTTCGGGTACCGAAGCCGTCATGTCGGCCCTGCGTGCCGCCCGCGGCTTCACGGGCCGCGAGCGCATTCTGAAGTTCGAAGGCTGCTACCACGGCCACAGTGATGGACTGCTGGTGAAGGCCGGCTCCGGCCTCGTCACCTTCGGCGCCCCCACCAGCGCCGGCGTGCCCAAGGCCATCGCCGAGCTGACTTCCGTCGTGACGCTCGATGACCTGGAGACCCTGGAGCGCACCTTTGCCGAGATCGGGAACGAGCTCGCCGCGGCCATCATCGAACCCATCCCCGCCAACAACGGCCTGCTGCTGCAGCGTCCCGAGTTCCTCAAGCGGCTCCGCGAGCTCTGCACGAAGCACGGCGTGGTCCTCATCTTCGACGAAGTCATCAGCGGTTTCCGCGTGGCTCCGGGCGGTGCGGCCGAGCGCCTGGGCATCACGCCGGACATGGGCACCTACGGCAAGATCATCGGCGGCGGCATGCCCGTGGGCCTCTACGGCGGCCGCAAGGACATCATGGGCGTGGTCGCGCCCGACGGCCCGGTCTACCAGGCCGGCACGCTGTCCGGCAATCCCGTGGCCATGGCCGCGGGTCTCGCCACCATGGAAAAGCTCACCCCGGCCTTCTACGCGGGCCTGGAAGCCAATGCCGAGAAGTGGGCCGCGGCCTTCGAGACCATCCCCGGCCTCCACTGCCCCCGCTACGGCAGCCTGCTCTGGCCCCTGTTCCAGGATGGCGTCCGCCGCAGTGATGCCGTGAAGGGCGAGGCCATCGGCACCTTCAACCGCCTCCACAAGGCGCTGCTGGGCCAGGGCGTCTATCTGCCCCCCAGTGGCTACGAAGTGGCCTTCCTCGGTTCCGCCCACGGCGAGCCCGAGCTGGCCCACTTCAAGCAGGCCGTGGCTGCTGTGGCCAAGGACTTTGTTTGA
- the hemE gene encoding uroporphyrinogen decarboxylase, with protein sequence MQPLLHVLNGNTLDKPPVWFMRQAGRFLPEYREVRAKVTFEQLLNDSDLAAEVTLQPIRRFPQIDGAIIFSDILVILDALGCEVTIPEGGPRIGKTLDQIDINRPLDEKVFEPVCNAIRKVKAALPPKVTMLGFAGAPWTLLAYGIEGKGSKSWAKAKAFIHQNPVLAQKWMDKLADAAARLLNLHIEAGAQGVQLFDTWAGELDADDYATFALPSVKRTLSQVTAAPTLFFARTGYLPDSLNDLPCKGLAVPWQVPISEARRRFPKMVLQGNLDPVALLAGKETATRKARAIVDAMKGHPHVFNLGHGLTPETDPAVVGAVLDEVKA encoded by the coding sequence ATGCAGCCCCTTCTTCATGTGCTCAACGGCAACACCCTCGACAAGCCCCCGGTCTGGTTCATGCGCCAGGCGGGGCGCTTCCTGCCGGAGTACCGCGAGGTGCGGGCCAAGGTCACCTTCGAGCAGCTGCTCAACGACTCAGACCTGGCGGCGGAAGTGACGCTGCAGCCCATCCGCCGCTTTCCGCAGATCGACGGCGCCATCATCTTCAGCGACATCCTCGTGATCCTGGATGCGCTGGGTTGCGAAGTCACCATTCCCGAAGGCGGGCCCCGCATCGGCAAGACGCTGGACCAGATCGACATCAACCGGCCCCTCGACGAGAAGGTCTTCGAGCCGGTCTGCAACGCCATCCGCAAGGTGAAGGCGGCTCTGCCGCCCAAGGTGACCATGCTGGGCTTCGCGGGCGCGCCCTGGACCCTTCTGGCCTACGGCATCGAAGGGAAGGGCAGCAAGAGCTGGGCGAAGGCGAAGGCCTTCATCCACCAGAATCCCGTACTGGCCCAGAAGTGGATGGACAAGCTGGCGGACGCCGCCGCCCGCCTGCTGAATCTGCACATCGAGGCCGGTGCCCAGGGCGTGCAGCTCTTCGACACCTGGGCGGGCGAATTGGATGCGGACGACTACGCGACCTTCGCGCTGCCCTCCGTGAAGCGCACCCTGTCTCAGGTGACCGCGGCACCGACCCTCTTCTTCGCCCGCACAGGCTACCTGCCGGATTCCTTGAACGATCTGCCCTGCAAGGGGCTGGCGGTGCCCTGGCAGGTGCCCATCTCCGAGGCCCGGCGCCGCTTTCCCAAGATGGTGCTCCAGGGCAACCTCGATCCCGTCGCATTGTTGGCCGGCAAGGAAACCGCCACCCGGAAGGCCCGCGCCATCGTGGACGCCATGAAGGGGCACCCCCACGTCTTCAACCTCGGCCACGGCCTGACGCCCGAAACCGACCCCGCCGTGGTGGGGGCTGTGCTTGATGAGGTGAAGGCATGA
- the hemN gene encoding oxygen-independent coproporphyrinogen III oxidase: MNQLADLIRRYDRPGPRYTGYPMPPAWSDDFPEPEILAALDRADARKDEALSLYLHIPFCPRRCAYCGCNVVVSPQYDPVEAYLEAVTKELDLVCSHLKDRRKALQLHWGGGTPTYLNAADLKRTFQLFKDRFEFLPGAEIAIEVDPTYLEPDQLPALRELGFNRVSFGVQDLDENVQALITRGQTWEHTLTAMRQCRELGFEGVNLDLVYGLPGQTMDTFRRTLESTLELSPDRMAIYGFAYLPSIMPFQRSIPAETLPSPELRLDLLLMASDILEKSGYVPIGMDHFAHPDDPMAKAVQEGKLIRNFMGYAVKAGSDLLGFGPSAISNVAGVYAQNEKILSKWEHSIRDGHLAIHKGHRLSEDDELRRWVIHHLMGHFELRWSELQEKFGVDGPVLFADAVVQLLEEVPQGTVEVRPEGIFITHLGRRFVRNLVQPFDAYLAKLSAKTPFSRTV, translated from the coding sequence ATGAACCAGCTCGCCGATCTCATCCGCCGCTATGACCGGCCCGGGCCCCGCTACACGGGCTACCCCATGCCGCCGGCCTGGAGCGACGACTTCCCGGAGCCCGAGATCCTCGCGGCCCTGGATCGTGCCGACGCCCGCAAGGACGAGGCCCTGTCGCTCTACCTGCACATCCCCTTCTGCCCCCGGCGCTGCGCCTATTGCGGCTGCAACGTGGTGGTGAGCCCCCAGTACGACCCCGTGGAGGCCTACCTCGAGGCCGTCACCAAGGAACTCGATCTGGTCTGCTCCCACCTGAAGGACCGCCGCAAGGCCCTGCAGCTGCACTGGGGCGGCGGCACGCCCACCTACCTGAACGCGGCCGATCTCAAGCGCACCTTCCAGCTCTTCAAGGACCGCTTCGAGTTCCTGCCGGGCGCGGAGATCGCCATCGAGGTGGATCCCACGTATCTGGAACCGGATCAGCTGCCCGCGCTGCGCGAGCTGGGCTTCAACCGCGTCTCCTTCGGCGTGCAGGACCTGGACGAGAACGTGCAGGCCCTCATCACCCGGGGCCAGACCTGGGAGCACACCCTCACGGCCATGCGCCAGTGCCGGGAGCTGGGCTTCGAGGGCGTGAACCTGGACCTGGTCTACGGCCTGCCGGGCCAGACCATGGACACCTTCCGCCGCACGCTGGAATCCACCCTGGAGCTGTCGCCGGACCGCATGGCCATCTACGGCTTCGCCTACCTGCCCAGCATCATGCCCTTCCAGCGCAGCATCCCCGCCGAGACCCTGCCCTCGCCGGAGTTACGGCTGGACCTGCTGCTCATGGCCTCCGACATCCTCGAGAAATCCGGCTACGTGCCCATCGGCATGGATCACTTCGCCCATCCCGATGACCCCATGGCCAAGGCCGTGCAGGAGGGGAAGCTCATCCGCAACTTCATGGGCTACGCCGTGAAGGCGGGCTCGGACCTGCTGGGCTTCGGCCCCAGCGCCATCTCCAACGTGGCGGGTGTCTACGCCCAGAACGAGAAGATCCTCTCCAAGTGGGAACACAGCATCCGGGATGGCCATCTGGCCATCCACAAGGGGCACCGCCTCTCAGAGGACGACGAGCTGCGCCGCTGGGTGATCCATCACCTCATGGGGCACTTCGAGCTGCGCTGGTCGGAGCTGCAGGAGAAGTTCGGCGTGGACGGGCCCGTCCTCTTCGCGGATGCGGTCGTGCAGCTGCTGGAGGAAGTCCCCCAGGGCACCGTGGAGGTGCGCCCCGAGGGCATCTTCATCACCCACCTGGGCCGGCGCTTCGTGCGCAACCTGGTGCAGCCCTTCGACGCCTACCTGGCCAAGCTCAGCGCCAAGACGCCTTTTTCCAGGACCGTATAA
- a CDS encoding ABC transporter ATP-binding protein: protein MIELSGVTKTYAAGLATPFTAVDDVSLTISGGGLTVLKGPSGSGKTTLLTLIGCMARPTSGRIHLHGLPAGTLPGHSEGDSLEITSLPERFLTAIRRRTFGFIFQQFNLIRGISVLENVLLPTYPAGGDHDQLEARAIQRLEGLGLARHLRASVDRLSGGEAQRVAIARALINDPLVIIADEPTAHLDSRLSEDFMALMGQFKAAGKTLLITSHDPIVYDSPLADRVVEMRDGRIVARA from the coding sequence ATGATCGAGCTGTCGGGCGTCACCAAGACCTACGCGGCCGGATTGGCCACGCCGTTCACCGCGGTGGACGACGTCAGCCTCACCATCTCCGGGGGTGGGCTCACCGTGCTCAAGGGCCCCAGCGGGTCCGGCAAGACGACCCTCCTGACCCTGATCGGCTGCATGGCCCGCCCCACTTCCGGACGCATCCACCTCCATGGTCTTCCGGCCGGGACGCTGCCCGGCCACTCCGAAGGAGACTCCCTCGAGATCACCAGCCTTCCCGAGCGCTTCCTCACGGCCATCCGCCGGCGGACCTTCGGGTTCATCTTCCAGCAGTTCAACCTGATCCGCGGCATCTCCGTGCTCGAGAACGTCCTGCTCCCGACCTATCCCGCGGGTGGTGACCACGACCAGCTGGAGGCCCGCGCCATCCAGCGGCTGGAGGGCCTGGGACTGGCCCGGCACCTGCGCGCCTCCGTCGATCGTCTCTCCGGAGGCGAGGCCCAGCGCGTGGCCATCGCCCGGGCCCTCATCAACGATCCCCTCGTGATCATCGCCGACGAACCCACCGCCCACCTCGACTCCCGCCTCTCGGAGGACTTCATGGCCCTCATGGGCCAGTTCAAGGCCGCGGGCAAGACCCTCCTCATCACCAGCCACGATCCGATCGTGTACGACTCCCCCCTGGCGGACCGCGTGGTGGAGATGCGCGATGGGCGGATCGTGGCCCGCGCATGA